Proteins from a genomic interval of Mycobacterium conspicuum:
- the ipdB gene encoding cholesterol ring-cleaving hydrolase subunit IpdB has protein sequence MSSRAEICAVACAELFRDAGEIMVSPMTNMASVGARLARLTFSPDILLTDGEAQLIADTPALGASAAIEGWMPFGRVFETLAWGRRHVVMGANQVDRYGNQNISAFGPLQRPTRQMFGLRGAPGNAINHATSYWVGNHSKRVFCEAVDVVCGIGWDKVDADNPAFRFANTYRVVSNLGVFDFGGPDKTMRALTLHPGVSPAEVREATSFEVHGLDEAEETRLPTDDELRLIREVIDPKALRDREIRS, from the coding sequence ATGAGCAGCCGAGCCGAGATATGCGCCGTCGCCTGCGCCGAATTGTTCCGGGACGCGGGCGAAATCATGGTCAGCCCGATGACCAACATGGCGTCGGTCGGCGCCCGGCTGGCGCGGTTGACGTTCTCCCCCGACATCCTGCTGACCGACGGCGAAGCGCAACTGATCGCCGACACCCCCGCGCTGGGTGCCTCGGCCGCCATCGAGGGCTGGATGCCGTTCGGCCGCGTCTTCGAGACGCTGGCGTGGGGGCGCCGCCACGTGGTGATGGGCGCCAATCAGGTGGATCGCTATGGCAATCAGAACATTTCGGCGTTCGGGCCGCTGCAGCGGCCGACCCGGCAGATGTTCGGCCTGCGCGGCGCGCCCGGCAACGCGATCAACCACGCCACCAGCTACTGGGTCGGCAACCACTCCAAGCGGGTGTTCTGCGAGGCGGTCGACGTGGTCTGCGGCATCGGCTGGGACAAGGTGGACGCCGACAACCCCGCGTTCCGGTTCGCCAACACCTATCGGGTGGTATCCAACCTCGGCGTGTTCGACTTCGGCGGTCCGGACAAGACGATGCGGGCGCTGACCCTGCACCCCGGGGTGTCGCCAGCCGAGGTTCGCGAGGCCACCTCATTCGAGGTGCATGGCCTTGACGAGGCCGAGGAGACCAGGCTGCCGACCGATGACGAGTTGCGCCTGATCCGCGAGGTCATCGATCCGAAGGCGCTGCGGGACAGAGAGATTCGTTCATGA
- a CDS encoding steroid 3-ketoacyl-CoA thiolase has protein sequence MGNPVIVEATRSPIGKRNGLLSGLHATELLGGVQRALVNKAGIDAGDVEQLIGGCVTQFAEQSNNVTRTSWLTAGLPEQVGATTVDCQCGSGQQANHLIAGLIAIGAIDVGIACGVEAMSRVGLGANAGPDRNWRAESWDIDLPDQFTAAERIAKRRGITREDIDNWGFESQLRAKRAWDEGRFDREISPIEAPVLDEQKQPTSDRHMVSRDQGLRDTTVVGLSQLKPVIEGGIHTAGTSSQISDGAAAVLWMDEDKAKALGLRPRARIVSQALVGAEPYYHLDGPVQSTAKVLEKAGMKMGDIDLTEINEAFASVVLSWARVHEPDLATVNVNGGAIALGHPVGCTGSRLITTALHELERTDQSTALITMCAGGALSTGTIIERI, from the coding sequence ATGGGTAACCCGGTAATCGTTGAAGCCACTCGCAGCCCCATCGGCAAGCGCAATGGCTTGTTGTCAGGCCTGCACGCGACGGAGCTGTTGGGCGGGGTGCAAAGAGCACTGGTGAACAAAGCCGGCATCGACGCCGGTGATGTCGAGCAGTTGATCGGCGGCTGCGTGACGCAGTTCGCCGAGCAATCCAACAACGTCACCCGCACCTCGTGGCTGACCGCGGGTTTGCCCGAGCAGGTCGGCGCCACCACCGTCGACTGCCAGTGCGGCAGCGGCCAGCAGGCCAACCATCTGATCGCCGGGCTGATCGCGATCGGCGCGATCGACGTCGGCATCGCCTGCGGCGTCGAGGCGATGAGCCGGGTGGGGCTGGGCGCCAACGCCGGTCCGGACCGCAACTGGCGCGCCGAGTCGTGGGACATCGACCTGCCCGACCAGTTCACCGCCGCCGAGCGGATCGCCAAGCGCCGCGGCATCACCCGCGAAGACATCGACAACTGGGGCTTCGAGTCCCAGCTGCGCGCCAAGCGGGCCTGGGACGAGGGTCGCTTCGACCGGGAAATCTCACCGATCGAGGCGCCCGTGCTCGACGAGCAGAAGCAGCCCACCAGCGACCGGCACATGGTGTCCCGCGACCAGGGCCTGCGCGACACCACCGTCGTGGGGCTGAGCCAGCTCAAGCCGGTGATCGAGGGCGGCATCCACACCGCCGGGACGTCGTCGCAGATCTCCGACGGCGCGGCCGCGGTGCTGTGGATGGACGAGGACAAGGCCAAGGCGCTCGGGCTGCGGCCGCGGGCCCGGATCGTCAGCCAGGCCCTGGTGGGGGCCGAGCCCTACTACCACCTGGACGGCCCCGTGCAGTCGACGGCCAAGGTGCTGGAGAAGGCCGGCATGAAGATGGGCGACATCGACCTCACCGAGATCAACGAGGCGTTCGCGTCGGTGGTGCTGTCCTGGGCCCGCGTGCACGAGCCCGACCTGGCCACGGTGAACGTCAACGGCGGCGCGATCGCGCTGGGTCATCCGGTGGGGTGCACCGGCAGCCGGCTGATCACCACCGCGCTGCACGAGCTGGAGCGCACCGACCAGAGCACGGCGCTGATCACCATGTGCGCCGGCGGGGCCCTGTCGACCGGCACGATCATCGAGCGCATCTGA
- the ipdC gene encoding (3aS,4S,5R,7aS)-5-hydroxy-7a-methyl-1-oxo-octahydro-1H-indene-4-carboxyl-CoA dehydrogenase: MKLRTPLTELVGVEHPVVQTGMGWVAGARLVSATANAGGLGILASATMTLDELATAIGKVKAATDKPFGVNIRADAADAGDRVELMIREGVKVASFALAPKQELIARLKEAGAVVIPSIGAAKHARNVAAWGADAMIVQGGEGGGHTGPVATTLLLPSVLDAVKDSGIPVIAAGGFFDGRGLAAALSYGAAGVAMGTRFLLTSDSTVPDEVKKRYLQAALDGTVVTTRVDGMPHRVLRTELVEKLESGSPVRGFTAAVRNAAKFKQMSQMTWRSMITDGLAMRHGKELTWSQVLMAANTPMLLKAGLVEGNTEAGVLASGQVAGILEDLPSCAELIESIVRDAIERLRAANAFVE, translated from the coding sequence ATGAAGCTGCGCACGCCGCTGACCGAGCTGGTCGGTGTCGAGCATCCGGTGGTGCAGACCGGGATGGGGTGGGTCGCCGGCGCCCGGCTGGTGTCGGCCACCGCCAACGCGGGCGGGCTGGGCATCCTGGCGTCAGCCACCATGACCCTGGACGAGTTGGCGACGGCCATCGGCAAGGTGAAGGCCGCCACCGACAAGCCGTTCGGGGTGAACATCCGCGCCGACGCCGCCGACGCGGGCGACCGCGTTGAGCTGATGATCCGCGAGGGCGTGAAGGTGGCGTCGTTTGCGCTCGCGCCCAAGCAGGAGCTCATCGCCCGGCTGAAAGAGGCTGGGGCGGTGGTTATCCCGTCGATCGGCGCGGCCAAGCACGCACGCAACGTCGCGGCCTGGGGCGCGGACGCGATGATCGTGCAGGGCGGCGAGGGCGGCGGACACACCGGACCCGTCGCGACCACGCTGCTGCTGCCGTCGGTCCTGGACGCGGTCAAGGACAGCGGCATCCCGGTGATCGCGGCGGGCGGGTTCTTCGACGGGCGCGGGTTGGCCGCGGCGTTGTCGTACGGCGCGGCCGGCGTGGCCATGGGCACACGATTTCTGCTCACCTCGGATTCCACCGTGCCCGACGAGGTCAAGAAGCGCTACCTTCAGGCGGCGCTGGACGGCACGGTGGTGACCACCCGGGTCGACGGCATGCCGCACCGGGTGCTGCGCACGGAGCTGGTGGAGAAGCTGGAAAGCGGTTCTCCGGTACGGGGCTTCACCGCCGCGGTGCGCAATGCGGCGAAATTCAAGCAGATGTCTCAGATGACCTGGCGGTCGATGATCACCGACGGCCTGGCGATGCGCCACGGCAAGGAACTGACCTGGTCGCAAGTCCTGATGGCGGCCAACACTCCGATGCTGCTGAAAGCCGGTCTGGTCGAAGGCAATACGGAGGCCGGGGTGTTGGCGTCCGGCCAGGTGGCGGGCATTCTGGAGGATCTGCCGTCGTGCGCCGAGCTGATCGAATCGATCGTGCGCGACGCGATCGAACGCCTTCGGGCGGCAAACGCGTTCGTGGAGTAG
- a CDS encoding SDR family oxidoreductase encodes MGLVDGRVVIVTGAGGGIGRAHALAFAAEGARVVVNDIGVGLDGSPAGGGSAAQGVVDEITAAGGEAIANGANIADWNQAAGLIQTAVETFGGLDVLVNNAGIVRDRMMANTSEEEFDAVIAVHLKGHFATMRHAASYWRGLSKEGKDVDARIINTSSGAGLQGSVGQGNYSAAKAGIAAMTLVAAAEMGRYGVTVNAIAPSARTRMTETVFAEMMATQDDDFDAMAPENVSPLVVWLGSAESRDVTGQVFEVEGGKIRVAEGWAHGPQVDKGARWDPAELGPVVADLLAKARTPVPVYGA; translated from the coding sequence ATGGGGCTGGTTGACGGCCGTGTCGTCATCGTCACCGGAGCGGGCGGCGGAATCGGGAGAGCGCACGCGCTGGCGTTTGCGGCGGAAGGCGCTCGCGTCGTGGTCAACGACATCGGTGTGGGGCTGGACGGCTCACCGGCGGGTGGCGGCAGCGCGGCACAGGGCGTCGTCGACGAAATCACCGCGGCCGGAGGCGAAGCCATCGCCAACGGGGCCAACATCGCCGACTGGAACCAGGCCGCCGGCCTGATCCAGACCGCCGTCGAAACGTTCGGCGGCCTCGACGTTTTGGTGAACAACGCGGGCATCGTGCGCGACCGGATGATGGCCAACACCAGCGAGGAAGAGTTCGACGCCGTCATCGCCGTGCACCTCAAGGGCCACTTCGCCACGATGCGCCACGCCGCGTCGTACTGGCGCGGGCTCTCCAAGGAAGGCAAAGACGTTGACGCGCGGATCATCAACACCAGTTCCGGCGCGGGCCTGCAGGGCAGCGTCGGGCAGGGCAACTACAGCGCCGCCAAGGCCGGCATCGCGGCGATGACGCTGGTCGCCGCCGCCGAGATGGGCCGCTACGGCGTCACGGTCAACGCCATCGCGCCGTCGGCGCGCACCCGCATGACCGAAACGGTCTTCGCCGAGATGATGGCGACGCAGGACGACGACTTCGACGCCATGGCGCCCGAAAACGTTTCACCCCTGGTGGTTTGGCTGGGCAGCGCCGAGTCGCGCGACGTCACCGGGCAGGTGTTCGAGGTCGAGGGCGGCAAGATCCGGGTCGCCGAGGGCTGGGCGCACGGCCCGCAGGTCGACAAGGGCGCCCGGTGGGACCCGGCCGAGCTGGGTCCGGTCGTCGCCGACCTGCTGGCCAAGGCGCGGACGCCGGTTCCGGTCTACGGGGCCTAG
- a CDS encoding nitroreductase family deazaflavin-dependent oxidoreductase codes for MSKGNAWIYKRSNGKLGGVFQKSPVALLTTTGRKTGEPRVSPLLYLRDGDRVILVASQGGRDKHPLWYLNLKANPQVTVQIKDEVLNLRARDATPEEKAEYWPKLVAMYPNFDDYQSWTDRVIPVVICER; via the coding sequence ATGTCGAAGGGCAACGCCTGGATCTACAAGCGCAGCAACGGAAAGCTCGGCGGCGTCTTCCAGAAGAGCCCGGTCGCGCTGCTGACCACGACCGGCCGCAAGACCGGTGAACCGCGGGTGAGCCCGTTGCTCTACCTGCGCGACGGCGACCGCGTCATTCTGGTCGCCTCCCAGGGCGGCCGCGACAAGCACCCGCTGTGGTACCTCAACCTCAAGGCCAATCCCCAAGTGACAGTGCAGATTAAGGACGAGGTGCTGAATTTGCGGGCGCGCGATGCCACCCCCGAGGAGAAGGCGGAGTACTGGCCCAAGCTGGTGGCCATGTATCCGAACTTCGACGACTACCAGTCCTGGACCGACCGGGTGATCCCCGTCGTCATCTGCGAGCGCTGA
- the fadE29 gene encoding acyl-CoA dehydrogenase FadE29, whose protein sequence is MFIELTPEQRQLQAELRQYFSNLISADEMKAMGEDRHNAAYRAVIRRMGRDGKLGVGWPKEFGGLGFGPIEQSIFVNEAHRADVPLPAVTLQTVGPTLQQFGSEMQKKKFLPAILAGEVHFAIGYTEPEAGTDLASLRTTAVRQGDEYIVNGQKIFTTGAHDADYIWLACRTDPEAVKHKGISILIVDTKDPGYSWTPIILSDGAHHTNATYYNDVRVPADMLVGEENGGWRLITTQLNNERVMLGPAGRTAGIYDRLHAWASKPGADGVTPIDHDDVKRALGEIYAMWRINELLNWQVAAAGEDINVADAASTKVFGTERVQYIGRLAEEVVGKYGNPADAETAELLEWLDSQTKRNLVITFGGGVNEVMREMIAAAGLKVPRVPR, encoded by the coding sequence ATGTTCATCGAACTAACTCCGGAGCAACGGCAGCTGCAAGCCGAACTGCGGCAGTACTTTTCGAACCTCATCTCGGCCGACGAGATGAAGGCGATGGGAGAAGACCGGCACAACGCCGCGTACCGCGCGGTGATCCGGCGGATGGGCCGGGACGGCAAGCTCGGCGTCGGCTGGCCAAAAGAGTTCGGCGGTCTGGGCTTTGGTCCGATCGAACAGTCGATCTTCGTCAACGAGGCGCATCGCGCCGACGTGCCGCTGCCCGCCGTCACCCTGCAGACCGTGGGGCCGACACTGCAGCAGTTCGGCAGCGAGATGCAGAAGAAGAAGTTCCTGCCCGCGATCCTGGCCGGCGAGGTGCACTTCGCCATCGGCTACACCGAGCCGGAGGCCGGCACCGACCTGGCGTCGCTGCGGACCACCGCCGTCCGGCAGGGCGACGAGTACATCGTCAACGGCCAGAAGATTTTCACCACCGGCGCCCACGACGCCGACTACATCTGGCTGGCCTGCCGCACCGACCCGGAAGCGGTGAAGCACAAGGGCATTTCGATCCTGATCGTCGACACTAAGGATCCCGGCTACTCGTGGACGCCGATCATCCTGTCCGACGGTGCCCACCACACCAACGCCACCTACTACAACGACGTCCGGGTGCCGGCCGACATGCTGGTGGGCGAGGAGAACGGCGGGTGGCGGCTGATCACCACCCAGCTGAACAACGAGCGGGTAATGCTCGGCCCGGCCGGCCGCACCGCAGGTATCTACGACCGGCTGCACGCATGGGCGTCGAAGCCGGGAGCTGACGGCGTCACTCCGATCGATCACGACGACGTCAAACGCGCGCTCGGCGAGATCTACGCGATGTGGCGGATCAACGAATTGCTGAACTGGCAGGTGGCCGCCGCCGGCGAGGACATCAACGTGGCCGACGCCGCGTCGACCAAAGTCTTTGGTACCGAGCGTGTTCAGTACATCGGCCGGCTCGCCGAGGAAGTCGTCGGCAAGTACGGCAACCCGGCCGACGCGGAAACCGCGGAGCTGCTCGAGTGGCTGGATTCGCAGACCAAGCGCAACCTGGTGATCACGTTCGGCGGCGGCGTGAACGAGGTCATGCGCGAGATGATCGCCGCGGCCGGCCTCAAGGTGCCGAGGGTGCCGCGATGA
- the ipdA gene encoding cholesterol ring-cleaving hydrolase subunit IpdA produces the protein MSDKRTTLDDAVAELRSGMTIGIGGWGSRRKPMAFVRAMLRTDVTDLTIVTYGGPDLGLLCSAGKVKRVYYGFVSLDSPPFYDPWFAKARTSGAIEAREMDEGMLRCGLQAAAQRLPFLPIRAGLGSSVPDFWEGELATVTSPYESPGGGRETLIAMPALRLDAAFVHLNLGDSQGNAAYTGIDPYFDDLFLMAAERRYLSVERVVSTQELVKAVPPQALLVNRMMVDAVVEAPGGAHFTTAAPDYGRDEKFQRRYAEAASTEEGWQGFAQTYLSGSEDDYQAAVKAFQEEAAK, from the coding sequence GTGTCCGACAAGCGAACCACCCTCGACGACGCCGTCGCGGAGCTGCGCAGCGGCATGACCATCGGCATCGGCGGCTGGGGGTCGCGGCGCAAGCCGATGGCCTTCGTGCGCGCCATGTTGCGCACGGACGTCACGGATTTGACGATCGTCACCTACGGTGGGCCCGACCTCGGGCTGCTGTGCTCGGCCGGCAAGGTCAAGCGCGTCTACTACGGTTTCGTCTCGCTGGACTCGCCGCCGTTCTATGACCCGTGGTTCGCCAAGGCCCGCACCAGTGGGGCGATCGAGGCCCGCGAGATGGACGAGGGCATGCTGCGCTGCGGGTTGCAGGCGGCGGCGCAACGGCTGCCGTTTCTGCCCATCCGCGCCGGGCTGGGCAGTTCGGTGCCGGACTTCTGGGAAGGCGAACTCGCCACGGTCACCAGCCCGTATGAGTCGCCCGGCGGTGGGCGCGAAACGCTGATCGCGATGCCGGCGTTGCGCCTGGACGCCGCGTTTGTACACCTCAATCTCGGTGACAGCCAAGGCAATGCCGCCTACACCGGCATCGACCCCTACTTCGACGACCTGTTCCTGATGGCCGCCGAGCGAAGGTATCTTTCGGTGGAGCGGGTTGTGTCGACCCAGGAGTTGGTCAAGGCGGTGCCGCCGCAGGCGCTGCTGGTGAACCGGATGATGGTCGACGCGGTGGTCGAGGCGCCGGGCGGCGCCCACTTCACCACCGCCGCACCGGATTACGGCCGCGATGAGAAGTTTCAGCGGCGCTACGCTGAGGCCGCATCGACCGAGGAAGGGTGGCAGGGCTTTGCGCAGACCTATCTTTCCGGGAGCGAAGACGATTACCAGGCTGCCGTGAAAGCCTTCCAGGAAGAGGCAGCCAAATGA
- the echA20 gene encoding (7aS)-7a-methyl-1,5-dioxo-2,3,5,6,7,7a-hexahydro-1H-indene-carboxyl-CoA hydrolase — MPITSTSTEPGIVAVTVDYPPVNAIPSRGWFELADAITAAGAEQTTHAVILRAEGRGFNAGVDIKEMQRTQASQGYTALIDANRGCFAAFRAVYECAVPVIAAVNGFCVGGGIGLVGNADVIVASDDATFGLPEVERGALGAATHLSRLVPQHMMRRLFFTAATVDAATLHHFGSVHEVVPRDELDEAALRVARDIAAKDTRVIRAAKEALNFIDVQRVNSSYRMEQGFTFELNLAGVSDEHRDAFAGTTKGEKS; from the coding sequence ATGCCGATCACATCTACCAGCACGGAGCCGGGCATCGTCGCGGTCACCGTCGACTACCCGCCCGTCAACGCCATCCCGTCACGCGGCTGGTTCGAGCTTGCCGACGCCATCACGGCCGCCGGTGCCGAGCAGACCACCCACGCGGTGATCCTGCGCGCCGAGGGCCGCGGCTTCAACGCCGGGGTGGACATCAAGGAGATGCAGCGCACTCAAGCTTCCCAGGGATACACCGCACTCATCGACGCCAACCGCGGCTGCTTCGCCGCCTTCCGCGCGGTCTACGAGTGCGCCGTCCCGGTGATCGCGGCGGTCAACGGCTTCTGCGTGGGCGGCGGCATCGGGCTGGTCGGCAACGCCGACGTCATCGTCGCCTCCGACGACGCCACCTTCGGGCTGCCCGAGGTGGAGCGCGGCGCGCTGGGCGCGGCAACCCATTTGTCTCGGCTGGTCCCGCAGCACATGATGCGGCGGCTGTTCTTCACCGCCGCCACGGTCGACGCCGCCACCCTGCACCACTTCGGCTCGGTGCACGAGGTGGTGCCCCGGGATGAGCTGGACGAGGCCGCATTGCGGGTCGCCCGCGACATCGCCGCCAAGGACACCCGGGTCATCCGGGCCGCCAAGGAAGCGCTGAATTTCATCGACGTGCAGCGGGTCAACTCGAGTTACCGCATGGAGCAAGGGTTTACCTTCGAGCTCAACCTCGCCGGGGTGTCCGACGAGCACCGCGATGCGTTCGCCGGCACGACGAAGGGCGAGAAGTCGTAG
- a CDS encoding acyl-CoA dehydrogenase family protein, with translation MDFDLTATQQAVADVVTSVLERDLTWEALVSGGVTALPVSERLGGDGVGLPEVATVLTEIGRHGAITPALATLGFGVVPLVDLASDEQQDRFLASVPKGGVVTAALNEPGAALPDRPATTFAGGRLSGTKVGVAYAEQADWLIVTADSAVVVVSSKADGVRAVRTPTSNGSDEYTVTFDGVAVPDSDVLAGAEPHRVNQLALAAIGAFTDGLVAGALRLTADYVANRKQFGKPLSTFQTVAAQLAEVYIASRTIDLAAKSVVWRLAEGRDADSDLDVLGYWIASQAPPVMQLCHHLHGGMGMDITYPMHRYYSTIKDLTRLLGGPSHRLDLVGAQCSSN, from the coding sequence ATGGATTTCGATCTCACCGCGACGCAGCAGGCCGTCGCCGACGTCGTTACGTCCGTGCTGGAACGGGATTTGACCTGGGAGGCGCTCGTCAGCGGAGGGGTGACGGCGCTACCGGTGTCGGAGCGCCTCGGCGGTGACGGCGTGGGTCTGCCGGAGGTCGCCACCGTGCTGACCGAAATTGGCCGCCACGGCGCCATCACGCCGGCGCTGGCGACACTGGGCTTCGGCGTGGTGCCGCTGGTCGACCTGGCCTCCGACGAACAGCAGGACCGGTTCCTGGCTTCGGTTCCCAAGGGCGGGGTGGTGACGGCCGCCCTCAACGAACCCGGCGCGGCGCTGCCGGACCGGCCCGCCACCACCTTCGCCGGCGGACGGCTGTCGGGCACGAAAGTCGGTGTGGCATACGCCGAACAGGCCGACTGGCTCATCGTGACGGCCGACAGCGCGGTCGTCGTGGTGTCGTCGAAAGCCGACGGCGTGCGCGCGGTCCGGACGCCGACGTCGAACGGGTCGGACGAGTACACGGTGACGTTCGACGGTGTGGCGGTTCCCGATTCCGACGTGCTGGCGGGCGCGGAGCCGCATCGGGTCAACCAGCTGGCGTTGGCCGCGATCGGCGCGTTCACCGACGGGCTGGTGGCCGGGGCGCTTCGCCTGACCGCCGACTACGTGGCCAACCGCAAGCAGTTCGGCAAACCGCTATCGACCTTCCAGACCGTCGCGGCTCAACTGGCCGAGGTGTACATCGCCTCGCGCACAATCGATTTGGCGGCCAAGTCGGTGGTCTGGCGGCTGGCTGAAGGGCGCGATGCCGACAGCGACCTGGATGTCCTCGGGTACTGGATCGCCTCTCAGGCGCCGCCGGTGATGCAGCTGTGCCACCACCTGCACGGCGGCATGGGCATGGACATCACGTACCCGATGCACCGGTATTACTCCACGATCAAAGACCTGACCAGGCTGCTGGGCGGGCCATCGCATCGTCTCGATTTGGTTGGAGCGCAATGTTCATCGAACTAA
- a CDS encoding cytochrome P450: MAPPNIPADFDFLDPDVNLAGLPVAELAELRKSEPIHWVDIPGGTGGFEDKGYWIATKHADVKEISRRSDVFSSWLNGAIPTWPPEMKREQVELQRSVMLNMDAPHHTRLRKIISRGFTPRAIGRLEDELSQRAQNIAKAAAAEGSGDFVEQVSCELPLQAIAGLLGVPQEDRDKLFRWSNEMTGGTDPEYADVDPAQTSLELITYAMGMAAERNENPTDDIVTALVQADIDGEKLSDDEFGFFVVMLAVAGNETTRNSITHGMIAFANNPDQWELFKKERPSTAADEIIRWATPVSAFQRTANEDVELGGVLIKKGQRVVMSYRSANFDEDVFDDPHTFNILRDPNPHVGFGGTGAHYCIGANLARMTINLIFNAVADHMPDLKPIGEPERLRSGWLNGIKHWQVDYSGNVS, from the coding sequence ATGGCACCCCCCAACATTCCCGCCGACTTCGATTTCCTGGACCCGGATGTCAACCTCGCTGGGCTGCCCGTCGCGGAGCTCGCGGAGCTGCGTAAGTCGGAGCCTATTCACTGGGTCGATATCCCGGGCGGCACGGGGGGCTTCGAGGACAAGGGCTACTGGATCGCCACCAAGCACGCGGACGTCAAGGAGATATCGCGCCGCAGCGACGTCTTCTCCAGCTGGCTGAACGGCGCGATCCCGACCTGGCCGCCGGAGATGAAGCGCGAGCAGGTCGAACTGCAGCGCAGCGTCATGTTGAATATGGACGCACCGCACCACACCCGGCTGCGCAAGATCATCTCCCGCGGGTTCACGCCGCGGGCCATCGGGCGCCTCGAGGATGAACTGTCCCAACGCGCGCAGAACATCGCCAAGGCCGCGGCGGCGGAGGGCTCCGGTGACTTCGTCGAACAGGTCTCCTGCGAGCTGCCGCTGCAAGCCATCGCGGGCCTGCTCGGCGTGCCGCAGGAGGACCGCGACAAGCTCTTCCGCTGGTCCAACGAGATGACGGGTGGCACCGACCCCGAGTACGCCGACGTCGATCCCGCCCAGACGTCGTTGGAACTGATCACCTACGCCATGGGGATGGCCGCCGAACGCAACGAGAACCCCACCGACGACATCGTCACCGCGCTGGTGCAGGCCGACATCGACGGCGAGAAACTCTCCGACGACGAGTTCGGCTTCTTCGTGGTCATGCTCGCGGTGGCCGGCAACGAGACCACCCGCAACTCGATCACCCACGGCATGATCGCCTTCGCGAACAACCCCGATCAATGGGAACTGTTCAAGAAGGAGCGCCCGTCGACCGCGGCCGACGAGATTATCCGTTGGGCCACACCGGTTTCGGCCTTCCAGCGCACCGCCAACGAGGACGTCGAATTGGGCGGCGTCCTGATCAAGAAGGGGCAGCGGGTGGTGATGTCCTACCGCTCGGCCAACTTCGACGAAGACGTCTTCGACGACCCGCACACCTTCAACATCCTGCGCGACCCGAATCCGCACGTCGGCTTCGGCGGCACCGGCGCCCACTACTGCATCGGCGCGAACCTGGCCCGCATGACCATCAACCTCATCTTCAACGCGGTCGCCGATCACATGCCGGACCTCAAGCCGATCGGCGAGCCCGAGCGGCTGCGGTCGGGCTGGCTCAACGGCATCAAGCATTGGCAGGTCGACTACTCGGGGAACGTCTCCTGA
- a CDS encoding SDR family oxidoreductase: protein MSLGLAGRVVLVTGGVRGVGAGISSVFAAQGATVVTCARRAVEGLPYEFHSCDVRDEEAVASLIDAIADTHGRLDVVVNNAGGSPYVLTAESSPKFNRKIIELNLIGALLVSQCANDKMQAQPTGGSIVNICSLSGRRPSPGTGAYGAAKAGLESLTQTLAVEWGPKVRVNACVVGMVETEQADLFYGDAASIAAISKNVPLGRMAKPEDVGWAAAFLASDAASYISGASLEVHGGGEPPHYLATTNASAIK from the coding sequence ATCAGCCTCGGCCTGGCCGGGCGGGTGGTTCTGGTCACTGGCGGTGTCAGAGGAGTAGGTGCAGGCATCAGCTCGGTCTTCGCCGCCCAGGGCGCGACGGTGGTGACTTGCGCGCGCCGCGCGGTCGAGGGGCTGCCCTACGAATTCCACTCCTGCGACGTCCGCGACGAAGAGGCCGTCGCGTCCTTGATCGACGCGATCGCCGACACGCACGGCCGGCTCGACGTCGTCGTCAACAACGCCGGCGGGTCGCCGTATGTGCTGACCGCGGAGTCCAGCCCGAAGTTCAACCGCAAGATCATCGAGCTCAATCTCATTGGCGCGCTGCTGGTTTCGCAGTGCGCCAACGACAAGATGCAGGCCCAGCCCACCGGCGGGTCGATCGTCAACATCTGCAGCCTGTCCGGCCGGCGCCCGTCGCCGGGCACCGGCGCGTACGGAGCGGCCAAGGCCGGCCTGGAGAGCCTCACGCAGACGCTGGCGGTGGAATGGGGGCCCAAGGTTCGGGTGAACGCCTGCGTGGTCGGAATGGTCGAGACCGAACAGGCCGACCTGTTCTACGGCGACGCCGCGTCGATCGCCGCGATCTCCAAGAACGTACCCCTGGGCCGGATGGCCAAGCCGGAGGATGTCGGTTGGGCCGCAGCGTTTTTGGCCTCGGACGCGGCGTCGTACATCAGCGGCGCCTCGTTAGAGGTACACGGTGGCGGCGAGCCGCCGCACTATCTGGCCACCACCAACGCGAGTGCGATCAAGTAG